One window of Flavobacterium ammonificans genomic DNA carries:
- a CDS encoding GAF domain-containing protein: MTFQELQPKVSEIISDAQLSRDEKLQGICQLLNENIAHYNWVGFYFANHEDKTLHLGPYVGAPTDHTVIPFGKGICGQVAESNANFVVPDVAAQDNYIACSFTVKSEIVVPLFVNGINIGQIDIDSHVLDPFTAEDERFLEFVNSEIATLY, from the coding sequence ATGACATTTCAAGAATTACAACCCAAAGTTTCAGAAATAATTAGTGACGCACAATTGTCAAGAGACGAAAAACTGCAAGGTATTTGTCAATTACTCAACGAAAATATCGCACATTACAATTGGGTAGGTTTTTACTTTGCCAATCACGAGGATAAAACCTTACACTTAGGGCCTTATGTTGGCGCTCCTACTGACCATACTGTAATCCCTTTTGGAAAAGGAATTTGTGGACAAGTAGCTGAATCGAATGCAAATTTTGTTGTTCCAGATGTTGCCGCTCAAGATAATTATATTGCGTGTAGCTTTACCGTGAAATCAGAAATTGTGGTACCTTTATTTGTCAACGGAATCAATATTGGGCAAATTGATATTGACAGTCATGTTTTAGATCCATTTACAGCTGAAGACGAGCGTTTTTTAGAGTTTGTAAATTCGGAAATAGCCACATTGTATTAA
- the rpsO gene encoding 30S ribosomal protein S15, translated as MYLTKEIKEEIFAKHGGKAENTGSAEGQIALFTHRISHLTEHLKKNRHDYNTERSLVLLVGKRRSLLDYLKKKDIVRYREIIKVLGIRK; from the coding sequence ATGTATTTAACTAAAGAAATTAAAGAAGAAATCTTCGCTAAACACGGAGGAAAAGCAGAAAACACTGGATCTGCAGAAGGTCAAATCGCTTTATTCACACACAGAATTAGCCATTTAACTGAGCACTTGAAAAAAAATCGTCACGATTATAACACAGAGCGTTCACTAGTATTATTAGTAGGTAAAAGAAGATCTTTACTAGATTACTTGAAGAAAAAAGATATCGTGAGATATCGTGAGATTATCAAAGTATTGGGTATTAGAAAATAA
- a CDS encoding DedA family protein, whose protein sequence is MNNFDWTQLLNPEFYITFSIGGVQIGLYIVLFIIFAETGLFAGFFLPGDSLLFLSGIYSGDLIANVMVIENDFINVTLLALLIALAGIVGNTVGYWFGSKSGYYLFKKEDSFWFKKKYLLQSKDFFEKYGGKAIIYARFLPIFRTFAPIVAGIVSMDKKKFMFYNTLSSFVWSFTLVFSGHYLYGVFLKFGIDLKEHIEMIVIAIVLISTFPVIMKLAKKRVQ, encoded by the coding sequence ATGAATAATTTTGATTGGACACAATTACTTAATCCTGAGTTTTATATTACATTTTCAATAGGAGGAGTCCAAATAGGGCTGTATATAGTGCTATTTATCATTTTTGCTGAAACAGGACTTTTTGCTGGATTTTTTCTACCAGGCGATAGTTTGCTTTTCCTTTCTGGTATTTACAGCGGTGATTTAATTGCTAATGTAATGGTAATTGAAAATGATTTTATCAATGTTACTTTATTGGCCTTATTAATTGCTTTAGCGGGTATAGTAGGGAATACGGTTGGGTATTGGTTTGGATCAAAAAGTGGCTACTATTTATTTAAAAAAGAAGATAGTTTTTGGTTTAAGAAAAAGTACTTACTTCAGTCCAAAGATTTTTTTGAGAAATATGGCGGTAAGGCAATAATTTATGCTCGTTTCTTGCCAATTTTTAGAACTTTTGCACCCATTGTAGCAGGTATAGTATCTATGGATAAAAAGAAGTTTATGTTTTATAATACTTTGAGTTCTTTTGTATGGTCATTTACTCTAGTTTTTTCTGGACATTATTTATATGGTGTTTTTTTAAAATTCGGAATTGATTTAAAGGAGCACATTGAGATGATTGTTATTGCAATTGTATTAATTTCTACTTTTCCAGTCATTATGAAATTAGCAAAAAAAAGAGTTCAATAA
- a CDS encoding heavy-metal-associated domain-containing protein, whose translation MKKIITIVLLVFVGFSTQAQVKKNKNAKYVTEVNGNCEQCQKRIQKAAFGVEGVKSAIWNIESHQLTVILNEEKCSLLDVKKAIAKVGHDTVEVRANDEVYKNLHHCCLYDRDDIKKSN comes from the coding sequence ATGAAAAAAATAATTACAATAGTGCTTTTAGTGTTCGTTGGATTTTCGACCCAAGCACAAGTCAAAAAAAATAAAAACGCAAAATATGTTACCGAAGTAAATGGAAATTGCGAACAATGTCAGAAAAGAATTCAGAAAGCAGCTTTCGGAGTGGAAGGGGTTAAATCAGCGATTTGGAATATTGAGTCACATCAGTTAACAGTCATTTTAAACGAAGAGAAATGTAGTCTTTTGGATGTGAAAAAAGCGATTGCTAAAGTAGGGCATGATACGGTTGAAGTTAGAGCTAACGATGAAGTATACAAAAACTTACATCATTGTTGTCTTTACGATAGAGATGATATTAAAAAAAGCAATTAG
- a CDS encoding sigma-70 family RNA polymerase sigma factor encodes MRQLKITKQVTNRETASLDKYLQEIGKVDLITADEEVELAQKIKAGDQRALEKLTKANLRFVVSVAKQYQNQGLTLPDLINEGNLGLIKAAQRFDETRGFKFISYAVWWIRQSILQALAEQSRIVRLPLNKIGSINKINKMYALLEQSNERPPSAEEIAKELDMTVNDVKESMKNSGRHLSMDAPLVEGEDSNLYDVLRSGESPNPDRELIHESLRTEIERSLETLTPREADVVRLYFGLGDQHPMTLEEIGETFDLTRERVRQIKEKAIRRLKHTSRSKILKTYLG; translated from the coding sequence ATGAGACAACTTAAAATTACCAAGCAGGTTACCAATCGTGAAACCGCTTCATTAGATAAATATTTACAAGAAATTGGAAAAGTTGACCTTATTACTGCTGACGAAGAAGTAGAATTAGCTCAGAAGATCAAAGCCGGAGACCAACGCGCTTTAGAGAAATTAACCAAAGCTAATTTACGTTTCGTTGTTTCGGTGGCTAAACAATACCAAAATCAAGGATTAACACTTCCCGATTTGATTAATGAAGGAAATTTAGGTTTGATCAAAGCGGCTCAACGTTTTGACGAAACGCGTGGTTTCAAATTCATTTCGTATGCTGTTTGGTGGATTCGTCAGTCTATTTTGCAAGCGTTGGCTGAACAATCTCGTATCGTTCGTTTGCCTTTGAACAAAATTGGTTCTATCAATAAAATCAATAAAATGTACGCTTTATTGGAGCAATCTAACGAGCGTCCGCCTTCTGCAGAGGAAATTGCAAAAGAATTGGACATGACCGTAAATGACGTAAAAGAGTCTATGAAAAACTCGGGACGTCACTTATCAATGGATGCGCCTTTAGTAGAAGGAGAAGATTCTAACTTGTATGACGTTTTACGTTCAGGTGAATCTCCTAACCCAGACCGCGAATTGATTCACGAATCATTACGTACTGAAATCGAGCGTTCTTTAGAAACCTTAACTCCAAGAGAAGCTGACGTAGTTCGTTTGTATTTTGGTCTAGGCGATCAACACCCAATGACTTTGGAAGAAATTGGAGAAACTTTCGACCTTACTCGTGAGCGTGTGCGCCAAATTAAAGAAAAAGCCATCCGCAGATTGAAACATACTTCAAGAAGTAAAATATTAAAAACATATTTAGGGTAA
- a CDS encoding YgaP family membrane protein has product MKNRIIRAIAGSFVLLSVVLSIYVDQNWLWFTAFVGANLLQSSITKWCLMEDILSKLGVKD; this is encoded by the coding sequence ATGAAAAATAGAATAATAAGAGCAATTGCTGGAAGTTTTGTGTTATTGAGTGTGGTTTTGTCCATTTATGTGGATCAAAATTGGTTATGGTTTACCGCTTTCGTAGGAGCTAATTTATTGCAATCGTCCATTACTAAATGGTGTTTGATGGAAGATATTTTATCTAAGTTAGGAGTGAAAGACTAA
- a CDS encoding Crp/Fnr family transcriptional regulator — translation MKDLLTASYGFVFEDSLIDEIIAVATLVEFKEGDVLIDFGDYIKKMPLLIEGAIKILREDFDEGEMLLYFIEKGDTCAMTMACCIGEAKSEIRAVAETEGKIIMIPVTKMEEWLGKYKSWRNYVFNNYNNRLKEMLSAIDSLAFMNMEERLLNYLFEKCKINHSREIFSTHKEIAYDLHSSREVISRLLKALEIKGRIKLNRASVEVLV, via the coding sequence ATGAAAGATTTACTTACTGCCAGTTACGGATTTGTTTTTGAAGATTCACTTATTGATGAAATTATAGCTGTTGCCACCTTGGTAGAATTTAAAGAAGGAGATGTATTAATTGACTTTGGCGATTATATCAAAAAAATGCCTTTGCTTATTGAAGGTGCTATTAAGATTTTACGAGAAGATTTTGACGAAGGTGAAATGCTTTTATATTTCATAGAAAAAGGAGACACCTGCGCCATGACTATGGCCTGTTGTATTGGCGAAGCCAAAAGTGAAATTAGAGCCGTAGCTGAAACAGAAGGTAAAATAATCATGATTCCTGTTACCAAAATGGAAGAATGGTTAGGCAAATACAAAAGCTGGCGAAATTATGTCTTTAATAACTACAACAACCGTTTGAAAGAAATGCTTTCAGCTATTGATAGTTTGGCTTTCATGAATATGGAAGAACGATTACTCAATTATCTTTTTGAAAAATGTAAAATCAATCACTCTCGTGAAATATTCAGTACTCATAAGGAAATTGCATACGACCTGCATTCGTCAAGAGAAGTTATTTCAAGACTATTAAAAGCACTAGAAATCAAAGGTCGAATCAAATTAAATAGAGCTTCGGTGGAAGTTTTAGTATAA
- a CDS encoding HYC_CC_PP family protein, translated as MKCKKGIGLLLALLILVSNVGLAFSMHYCGGKLASVSIQIPSSSHQQMTSCCAKKAVEKDSCCKNKKVEIEKKSDHATLKAFSFYPYVTCIVSINRLPIVVESTSFVTKSIASYYCDANAPPLFKLYSQYVFYA; from the coding sequence ATGAAATGTAAAAAAGGCATCGGTTTACTCTTGGCTCTACTAATATTGGTTTCCAATGTTGGATTGGCTTTTTCGATGCATTATTGCGGGGGCAAATTAGCTTCAGTTTCTATTCAAATCCCTTCAAGTTCGCATCAACAAATGACAAGTTGTTGTGCAAAAAAAGCAGTTGAAAAAGACAGTTGTTGTAAAAACAAGAAAGTTGAAATCGAAAAAAAATCAGATCATGCAACACTTAAGGCATTTTCTTTTTATCCCTATGTTACCTGTATTGTCTCAATAAACAGACTACCAATAGTTGTTGAATCAACTAGTTTTGTTACTAAATCTATTGCATCCTACTATTGTGATGCTAATGCACCTCCTTTATTCAAGCTGTATAGTCAGTATGTTTTTTACGCCTGA
- a CDS encoding polyribonucleotide nucleotidyltransferase: protein MIPQLFVESIDLGDGRNITIETGRLAKQADGSVVVRIGKTVILGTVVSARKASPGIDFLPLTVDYREKFAAAGRFPGGFFKREARPSDSEVLTMRLVDRVLRPLFPSDYHAEVQVMIQLMSHDEDVMPDALAGLAASAALALSDIPFETLISEARVGRIDGKFIINPSRAQLELSDIDMMIGASKDSIAMVEGEMKEISEKEMVEAIKFAHEHIKVQIDAQERLAQAFGKKEVRTYETEKNDDAIYEKVRAAAYDKIYAIASKGSAKHERSAAFDAVKEEVKALFTEEELAENGDLVSKYFYKVNKEAVRNVTLDLGTRLDGRKTTEIRPIWSEVNYLPSVHGSALFTRGETQALATATLGTSREANQIDSPSEQGEEKFYLHYNFPPFSTGEARPLRGTSRREVGHGNLAQRALKNMIPADCPYTIRVVSEVLESNGSSSMATVCAGTLSLMDAGIQMIRPVSGIAMGLITDGERFAVLSDILGDEDHLGDMDFKVTGTSEGITACQMDIKIDGLKYEIMEQALAQARDGRLHILGKIMETLDKPNADVKVHAPKIIMRTIPGNFIGALIGPGGKVIQELQKATGCTIVINEVDEQGVVEILGTDPDGIAAVLAKIDSIIFKPEVGEAYEVKVIKMLDFGAVVEYTAAPGNEVLLHVSELAWERTENVSDVVNMGDVFQVKYLGLDPKTRKEKVSRKALLPRPPREEKKE from the coding sequence ATGATTCCACAATTATTTGTAGAAAGTATCGATTTAGGTGATGGCAGAAACATCACAATCGAGACAGGTCGTTTAGCTAAACAAGCAGACGGATCTGTAGTAGTAAGAATTGGAAAAACTGTTATTTTAGGTACAGTTGTTTCCGCAAGAAAAGCCAGTCCAGGTATTGACTTTTTACCATTAACGGTAGATTACCGTGAAAAATTTGCAGCAGCAGGTCGTTTCCCTGGTGGTTTCTTCAAAAGAGAAGCACGTCCTAGTGATAGCGAAGTATTGACGATGCGTTTAGTGGATCGTGTATTGCGTCCGCTTTTCCCATCAGATTACCATGCTGAAGTACAAGTTATGATTCAGTTAATGTCTCATGACGAAGACGTTATGCCAGATGCTTTAGCAGGATTAGCTGCTTCAGCTGCATTAGCATTGTCTGACATTCCTTTTGAAACTTTAATTTCTGAGGCTAGAGTTGGAAGAATTGATGGTAAATTCATCATCAACCCATCTCGTGCACAATTAGAATTATCAGATATTGATATGATGATTGGTGCTTCTAAAGATTCTATCGCCATGGTAGAGGGAGAAATGAAAGAAATTTCAGAAAAAGAAATGGTAGAAGCTATTAAATTTGCTCACGAACACATTAAAGTACAAATTGATGCTCAAGAAAGATTGGCGCAAGCATTTGGAAAAAAAGAAGTTCGTACCTACGAAACTGAAAAAAATGACGACGCTATTTACGAAAAAGTAAGAGCGGCCGCTTATGATAAAATTTACGCTATTGCTAGTAAAGGTTCGGCTAAACATGAGCGTTCAGCTGCATTTGACGCTGTAAAAGAAGAAGTTAAAGCGTTATTTACTGAAGAAGAATTAGCTGAAAATGGAGATTTAGTTTCTAAATACTTCTATAAGGTGAACAAAGAAGCGGTTCGTAATGTAACTTTAGATTTAGGAACTCGTTTGGACGGTAGAAAAACTACTGAAATTCGTCCTATTTGGAGTGAAGTAAATTACTTACCATCGGTTCACGGATCAGCATTATTTACACGTGGAGAAACTCAAGCCTTGGCAACAGCAACTTTAGGAACATCTAGAGAAGCTAACCAAATTGATTCGCCATCTGAACAAGGAGAAGAAAAATTCTATTTACACTATAATTTCCCACCATTTTCTACAGGAGAAGCCCGTCCGTTAAGAGGAACTTCAAGAAGAGAAGTTGGTCACGGAAACTTGGCACAACGAGCATTGAAAAACATGATTCCTGCTGATTGTCCTTATACAATTCGTGTAGTTTCTGAAGTATTAGAATCGAATGGTTCATCTTCAATGGCTACTGTTTGTGCTGGAACATTATCATTAATGGATGCTGGTATTCAAATGATTCGTCCCGTTTCTGGAATTGCGATGGGATTGATTACTGATGGAGAACGTTTTGCAGTGTTATCTGATATTTTAGGTGATGAAGATCATTTAGGAGATATGGATTTCAAAGTAACTGGAACTTCTGAAGGAATTACAGCTTGTCAAATGGACATCAAAATTGATGGATTGAAATACGAAATCATGGAGCAAGCATTGGCTCAAGCTCGTGATGGACGTTTGCATATTTTAGGGAAAATAATGGAGACATTAGACAAACCAAATGCTGACGTTAAAGTTCATGCGCCAAAAATCATCATGCGTACAATTCCTGGTAACTTCATTGGCGCCTTAATTGGACCTGGTGGAAAAGTAATTCAAGAATTACAAAAAGCTACTGGTTGTACTATTGTGATCAACGAGGTCGACGAACAAGGTGTAGTTGAAATTTTAGGTACAGATCCAGACGGAATTGCTGCAGTATTGGCTAAAATTGATTCTATCATTTTCAAACCTGAAGTGGGTGAAGCATACGAAGTAAAAGTAATTAAAATGTTAGATTTTGGTGCTGTTGTAGAATATACTGCTGCTCCAGGAAACGAGGTTTTATTACACGTATCTGAATTGGCTTGGGAACGTACTGAAAATGTTTCTGATGTAGTGAATATGGGCGATGTATTCCAAGTGAAATACCTTGGTCTTGACCCTAAAACTAGAAAAGAAAAAGTGTCAAGAAAAGCGCTTTTACCAAGACCTCCACGTGAGGAGAAAAAAGAGTAA
- a CDS encoding TonB-dependent receptor plug domain-containing protein: protein MKKTIFIFGLLLLIIPVFAQEKLDEVKVVKKRKGLQKSFTVTGNTTLVTSKELLKAACCNLAESFETNPSIDVNFSDALTGTKQIKMLGLTSPYLMITEENIPSVRGASQAYGLSFTPGTWVESIQITKGAGSVVNGYESISGQINTELIKPINDVPFFLNAYGSTDSRFELNTHLNTSLSDKWSSSLFLHGNTRIAKMDQNRDGFLDNPLTKQVNMLNRYQYYDAEKGLVSFINFRYMNDKKQTGQLQFNPNTDRGTTNSWGSEIDTERLDIATKVGYVFKDLPFQSIGFQNAFTSHNQQSYFGLRGYNIKQNSFYSNLIFNSIINNTMNKFATGLNFTLDNYQELVQQVDWSRIDNSVGAFFEYTFDNDDNFSFILGGRVDNHNRLGIFVTPRLHLRYNPWEKAVVRFSAGRGKRSANIFAENQSLFASSRVFSILNTSGAIYGLNPEIAWNYGASFTQSFLLFGKNADVTLDVYRTDFQNQVVVDVMQSPQQVLFYNLTGRSFANSVQLEFNYDFTTRFKMRSAYKMYDVQTDYLSGTFQRPLQAQNRFFANLEYETLPFLNSKQWRFDFTYNWIGKQQLPTTKTNPSNDQFPEFSPAYSLMNTQITRVFSSVFEVYIGGENIGNYTQSRAIIGNENPFGTSFDSSIVYAPIFGQMYYAGLRFTIK from the coding sequence ATGAAAAAAACAATCTTTATTTTCGGATTGCTTTTACTCATAATTCCTGTTTTTGCACAAGAAAAACTAGATGAAGTAAAAGTGGTCAAAAAACGAAAAGGACTTCAAAAATCATTCACTGTTACAGGAAATACTACTTTGGTGACAAGTAAAGAGTTGCTGAAAGCAGCTTGTTGTAACTTGGCAGAAAGTTTTGAAACCAATCCTTCAATTGACGTTAATTTTTCGGATGCGCTAACCGGAACAAAGCAAATCAAAATGCTGGGGCTAACTAGTCCGTACTTAATGATTACTGAGGAAAACATTCCTTCAGTTCGAGGAGCTTCGCAAGCCTATGGTTTATCATTTACACCTGGTACTTGGGTGGAAAGCATTCAAATTACTAAAGGTGCAGGCAGTGTGGTCAATGGCTATGAAAGTATTTCGGGTCAGATTAACACCGAACTAATTAAACCTATAAATGATGTTCCGTTTTTTCTAAATGCGTATGGTTCTACCGATTCTCGATTTGAGTTGAATACTCATTTAAATACTTCGCTTTCTGATAAGTGGAGTAGTAGTTTGTTCTTGCATGGCAATACTCGAATTGCTAAAATGGATCAAAATAGGGACGGATTTTTGGACAACCCTTTAACCAAACAGGTCAACATGTTAAATCGCTATCAGTATTACGATGCTGAAAAGGGTTTAGTGAGTTTTATCAATTTCAGGTACATGAATGATAAAAAACAGACTGGTCAATTGCAATTTAATCCCAATACAGATAGAGGCACCACTAATTCCTGGGGTTCTGAAATTGATACAGAACGACTCGACATTGCTACTAAAGTAGGCTATGTGTTCAAAGATTTGCCCTTTCAAAGTATCGGATTTCAAAACGCGTTTACTTCTCATAATCAACAATCGTATTTTGGTTTAAGGGGATACAATATCAAGCAAAATAGTTTTTATTCCAATTTAATTTTCAATTCGATTATCAATAATACGATGAATAAATTTGCAACAGGATTGAATTTTACCTTAGACAATTATCAAGAGTTGGTTCAACAAGTAGATTGGAGTAGAATCGACAATTCAGTGGGAGCATTCTTTGAATACACCTTTGATAATGATGATAATTTTAGTTTCATTTTAGGCGGAAGAGTCGATAACCACAACCGATTGGGGATTTTTGTAACGCCAAGATTGCATCTAAGATACAATCCATGGGAAAAAGCGGTAGTAAGATTTTCTGCGGGTAGAGGGAAGCGCAGTGCGAATATTTTTGCAGAAAATCAATCACTTTTTGCTAGCTCAAGAGTTTTTTCAATACTAAATACTTCGGGAGCTATCTATGGTTTGAATCCTGAAATTGCTTGGAATTATGGAGCCAGTTTTACGCAGTCTTTTCTTCTTTTTGGTAAAAATGCCGATGTAACACTGGATGTTTATCGTACTGATTTTCAAAACCAGGTAGTAGTAGATGTGATGCAAAGTCCACAGCAAGTGTTGTTTTATAATTTGACAGGTAGATCATTTGCAAATAGTGTACAACTGGAATTTAATTATGATTTCACAACTCGTTTTAAAATGCGATCGGCATATAAAATGTATGATGTTCAGACAGATTATCTTTCAGGGACTTTCCAAAGACCATTACAAGCACAAAACCGATTTTTTGCTAACTTGGAATATGAAACACTTCCGTTTTTAAATTCTAAACAATGGCGGTTTGACTTTACTTATAACTGGATTGGAAAGCAACAATTACCTACTACTAAAACCAATCCAAGTAATGATCAATTTCCTGAGTTTTCACCTGCATATTCATTAATGAATACTCAAATAACAAGAGTATTTTCATCTGTATTTGAAGTGTACATTGGTGGAGAAAATATTGGAAATTACACACAATCTAGAGCGATTATTGGAAATGAAAATCCTTTTGGAACTAGTTTTGATTCCTCGATCGTGTATGCACCCATATTTGGACAGATGTATTATGCTGGGTTACGATTTACAATTAAATAA
- a CDS encoding NADP-dependent isocitrate dehydrogenase, which yields MKKITIAKGDGIGPEIMDAVLDIFQAAQVPLEYETIEIGEKLYLDGYASGISSASWESILKNKIFLKSPITTPQGGGYKSLNVTMRKALGLFANIRPTQSYFPYVASNFPKMNVVIVRENEEDLYAGIEHQQTDEVVQCLKLISRPGSEKIIRYAFEYAKKYKRKKVTCFSKDNIMKLTDGLFHQIFKEIAVEYPEIQSNHMIIDIGAARLAAQPESFDVIVTSNLYGDIVSDIAAEVAGSVGLAGSVNIGSSCAMFEAIHGSAPDIAGQDKANPSGLLQAGIAMLFHLGLVENAIAIQNAWLKTIEDGIHTPDIYNATTSSQLVGTKAFAQAVISNIGQKPTRLQAVSPPKDAIIILPEVAPKTPKTKGLVGVDVFVHQSNKNPEVLASRLQDATQNTGLVLKMITNRGVKVWPNGFDETFCTDHWRCRFEWILEKKPSYSEVLLLLQELFKHQLDVIKTENLYMFDGLPAYSMGQGQ from the coding sequence ATGAAAAAAATTACGATTGCAAAAGGAGACGGAATTGGTCCAGAAATTATGGATGCTGTATTAGACATTTTCCAGGCGGCTCAAGTTCCCTTGGAATATGAAACTATTGAAATTGGAGAAAAGCTATATTTAGATGGTTATGCATCTGGAATTAGTTCTGCTTCTTGGGAAAGCATTTTAAAAAATAAAATATTTTTGAAGTCTCCTATAACTACGCCGCAAGGTGGCGGGTACAAAAGTTTGAATGTTACTATGCGTAAGGCCTTAGGTTTGTTTGCAAATATCAGACCTACACAATCTTATTTTCCTTATGTAGCTTCTAATTTCCCTAAAATGAATGTTGTGATTGTTAGAGAGAATGAAGAAGATTTATATGCTGGAATTGAACACCAGCAAACAGATGAAGTTGTCCAATGTTTAAAATTAATTTCGCGACCAGGTTCAGAGAAAATTATTCGTTATGCTTTTGAATATGCAAAAAAATACAAGCGTAAAAAAGTAACTTGTTTTAGCAAAGACAATATTATGAAATTAACAGATGGATTATTTCATCAGATTTTCAAAGAGATTGCAGTTGAATATCCAGAAATTCAATCTAATCATATGATTATTGATATTGGAGCTGCACGTTTAGCAGCTCAACCGGAGTCATTTGATGTGATTGTTACTTCTAACTTATATGGTGATATTGTTTCTGATATTGCTGCTGAAGTAGCAGGCTCAGTTGGATTGGCGGGTTCAGTAAATATAGGAAGTTCATGCGCTATGTTTGAAGCAATACACGGCTCAGCTCCGGATATTGCAGGGCAAGACAAAGCAAATCCGTCTGGACTTTTACAAGCTGGTATTGCAATGTTATTTCATTTGGGATTAGTTGAGAATGCTATAGCTATTCAAAATGCATGGTTAAAAACTATTGAAGACGGGATTCATACCCCAGATATTTATAATGCTACTACAAGTTCACAGTTGGTAGGTACTAAAGCTTTTGCGCAAGCTGTTATTTCAAATATTGGACAAAAGCCGACACGTTTACAGGCTGTATCCCCTCCAAAAGACGCTATTATCATCTTACCAGAAGTTGCTCCTAAAACTCCAAAAACAAAAGGTTTGGTAGGCGTAGATGTATTTGTACACCAATCCAATAAAAATCCAGAAGTATTGGCTTCAAGGTTGCAAGATGCAACGCAAAATACAGGTTTAGTTTTGAAAATGATTACGAATAGAGGGGTGAAAGTGTGGCCAAATGGTTTTGACGAAACTTTTTGCACAGACCACTGGCGTTGTAGATTTGAATGGATTTTAGAAAAAAAACCTTCTTACTCCGAAGTCTTACTTCTATTACAAGAATTATTCAAGCATCAATTAGACGTGATTAAAACAGAAAATTTATACATGTTTGATGGACTTCCCGCTTATTCAATGGGGCAAGGACAATAA
- the rpe gene encoding ribulose-phosphate 3-epimerase, which translates to MKNTLIAPSVLAADFANLQRDIEMINASEADWFHIDIMDGIFVPNISFGIPVLEAISKHAKKTIDVHLMIVDPDRYIKTFADLGANVLTVHYEACTHLHRTLQAIKAAGMKAGVALNPHTSVTLLEDVINDIDLVCIMSVNPGFGGQSFIENTYEKVRQLKALITKKGAATQIEIDGGVTNQNAKQLAEAGADVLVAGSYVFKAENPLATIANLKLITK; encoded by the coding sequence ATGAAAAATACACTTATCGCCCCATCCGTTTTAGCTGCTGATTTTGCCAACTTACAACGTGACATCGAAATGATTAATGCTAGTGAAGCCGACTGGTTTCATATTGATATTATGGACGGTATTTTTGTTCCCAATATTTCTTTTGGAATTCCCGTTTTAGAAGCAATTTCAAAACATGCTAAAAAAACCATCGACGTACACTTGATGATTGTAGATCCGGATCGCTATATCAAAACCTTTGCTGATTTAGGAGCGAATGTATTAACGGTTCACTACGAAGCCTGTACGCACTTGCACAGAACGCTTCAAGCGATTAAAGCAGCTGGAATGAAAGCAGGTGTTGCTTTGAACCCACATACGAGTGTTACTTTATTAGAAGACGTAATCAACGATATTGATTTGGTTTGTATCATGAGTGTAAATCCTGGTTTTGGTGGACAATCATTCATTGAAAATACGTATGAAAAAGTGCGCCAACTAAAAGCATTGATCACTAAAAAAGGAGCTGCGACTCAAATCGAAATTGATGGTGGCGTGACCAATCAAAATGCCAAACAACTAGCCGAAGCTGGTGCTGATGTTTTGGTTGCAGGAAGTTATGTTTTTAAAGCTGAAAATCCATTGGCTACGATTGCCAATTTAAAGTTAATTACTAAGTAG